The sequence CCAGCACCCCGCGGCCGACCGGAAGATGATCCATCCGTGCGCGCTGGGCTTCGCTGATCCCGGTGTAGACGAAGGCGCTGAGCCCGCCATCGGGTCCGCGGACGCCGAGCGCCCCGTATCGGGCGTCGACCACGGCGGTCGCCACCTCCACGATCCGCTGCAGAGCCTGATCGAGTTCGAGCCCCTGCCCGACGACGAGCACCGCCTCGAGGAGGTCGCGCAGGATCGCGGGATCGTCGACGCCGTGCCGGGCGAGGGCGTCGAGAGCCTCGGCGAGTCCCTGGTTCCTCATCCGGCCCGCTCCGCCTCCACGTCTCGCACCGGCGCCGTGTCCCGGGCGGTGCGGGCCGCCGCCACGAACCGCGTCACGGCCGCGGGGTATCCGGCCGGGTGGACATGAAGGTACGACGCATGAACAGATGAGCCGACGACACCGTGCGTACCGGGTGTCCCCTGGTGATCGCGCCACGCCCATGCCGCCGTGCTCGCGCGGTTGATCTCGACGGTCGACCGGTGGAACTCGTGACCGGTGACCCGCTCACCCGCCACGAACGCGACCGAATCCGCGACCGCCACCGCATCACGGTAACCGAGCGTGAGGGCCGGACCGAACCGACCGACCATGTCGATCACGCCGGCCATCGGATGGCCGTCGAGTTCGGTTGCCAGATAGAGCAATCCAGCACATTCCGCCAGGATCGGACGGCCGGACCGAGCATGATCGGCGAGCCCACTGCGCAATGGCTCGTTCGCCGACAGCGCCTCGGCATGTTCTTCGGGGAAACCACCCCCGACGACGACGGCATCGGTTTCGGGCGGCAGCGGATCGTGGAGCGGGTCGAAACCCACCACCTCCGCGCCTGCCGCCGTGAGCAATTCGCTGTGTTCGGCGTAGCCGAAGGTGAACGCGGCACCACCCGCGACGGCCACCACCGGTCGGCGTTCGCCACGGCCTGTGCCGGCACCGCTCTCGGTCCCCGCGACCGCGTCCGCCGCAGACCACGCGTCGACCGGTCGTTGCCGACGGGTCCGGGCCGCCGCCACGATCGACGGGAGATCCAGGGCCGCACCGACCGTGGCGGTCATCGCCGCGACCGCTCGAACCGCGTCGTCGCGACGTTCGGCAGCGGGGATCAACCCGAGATGCCGCGACGGCACCTGCAGATCCGGATTCCGGCGCAGCACCCCGAACACCGGCAGACCGGCACGCGCACATGCCTGACGCAGGACGGCCTCGTGCCGGTCCGACCCCACCCGGTTGAGGATCACCCCGGCGATGTGGATCGACGGGTCGTACCCGACGAAGCCGTGCAGGAGTGCCGCGACGGATTGGCTGTGGCCGGCGGCGTCGACC is a genomic window of Gordonia sp. SID5947 containing:
- a CDS encoding cobyrinate a,c-diamide synthase, with the protein product MSSVPAIVIAAPASGSGKTTVSTGLIGALRAAGHRVAPFKVGPDYIDPGYHGVAAGVLGRNLDPNLVGTDLVGPLFAAATRTADIAVVEGVMGLFDGRILADADSGDPSGFGSTAHVARLIGAPVVLVVDAAGHSQSVAALLHGFVGYDPSIHIAGVILNRVGSDRHEAVLRQACARAGLPVFGVLRRNPDLQVPSRHLGLIPAAERRDDAVRAVAAMTATVGAALDLPSIVAAARTRRQRPVDAWSAADAVAGTESGAGTGRGERRPVVAVAGGAAFTFGYAEHSELLTAAGAEVVGFDPLHDPLPPETDAVVVGGGFPEEHAEALSANEPLRSGLADHARSGRPILAECAGLLYLATELDGHPMAGVIDMVGRFGPALTLGYRDAVAVADSVAFVAGERVTGHEFHRSTVEINRASTAAWAWRDHQGTPGTHGVVGSSVHASYLHVHPAGYPAAVTRFVAAARTARDTAPVRDVEAERAG